In Stomoxys calcitrans unplaced genomic scaffold, idStoCalc2.1 SCAFFOLD_101, whole genome shotgun sequence, a genomic segment contains:
- the LOC106088415 gene encoding uncharacterized protein LOC106088415 isoform X18, whose translation MERKKVLEPFYQQTKALNISCPSPNVSSIKNSTLEDISIKNKGSKQKDTTYQDCYSIPNGQLITSDFYNNHEEPIIQIPEPNQSNNSLIISLSQLSDPSISNFDSDCYIINSGVETALTVIKEIEKENKLKQTKKSRNNSEFFEQKENLNTTTPDITELLNILETNKNTQNLFIENSKEENNYASTDEYSYFEKNVNFNSTFIEIEKGIESNTEKNEKDIINFKQRSPKDFTEKTKDVKNVNLIIGEVKEKINKAETTNQKLKQERNKYQQNNMENKRIKEEMEMLIKMRNTDKLSTINNQQTKIYFIQCLGCTTIFLIGSQIPIMTLTYEILNNENSTINKHCKLTNHPKPEGKTPVQIQIQGDHIPASQQIILIKTIFETIGYECKTNQQIALLPQLVRKGIVRALAQNEGIKM comes from the exons ATGgagagaaaaaaagttttagaaCCATTCTATCAACAGACCAAGGCTCTCAACATATCGTGTCCCAGCCCAAATGTCTCCTCCATCAAAAATAGCACCTTAGAAGacatttccataaaaaacaaag GGAGCAAACAAAAGGATACCACATATCAAGACTGTTATTCTATTCCAAACGGACAATTGATAACATCTGATTTCTACAACAACCATGAAGAACCAATCATACAAATTCCTGAGCCTAACCAGTCAAACAATTCTTTAATAATTTCTCTAAGTCAAT TGAGTGACCCTTCCATATCCAATTTCGACAGTGATTGCTATATAATAAACTCAG GAGTTGAAACTGCTCTGACCGTTATAAAGGAAATagagaaagaaaacaaattaaaacaaacgaaaaaatcaAGGAacaattctgaattttttgaacaaaaagaaaatttaaatacaacaacACCTGATATAACAGAATTATTAAACATATTAGAGACAAATAAAAATACTCAAAACCTATTCATAGAAAATTCAAAGGAAGAAAATAATTATGCAAGTACTGATGAGTATtcctattttgaaaaaaatgtaaatttcaattcaacattcatcgaaatcgaaaaagGAATTGAATCAAATACAGAAAAGAATGAAAAGGatataattaattttaaacaaagaagtccaaaag atttcacggaaaaaacaaaagatgtaaaaaatgtaaatttaattATTGGAGAGGTAAAGGAAAAAATCAACAAGGCAGAGACAACAAATCAAAAACTTAAACAAGAACGAaataaatatcaacaaaataacatggaaaataaaaggataaaggaagaaatggaaatgttgataaaaatgagaaatacag ACAAACTCAGCACAATAAATaatcaacaaactaaaatatACTTCATACAATGTCTCGGATGTACTACCATTTTTCTTATAGGGAGTCAAATCCCTATAATGACATTAACCTATGAGATACTTAACAATGAGAACAGTACAATTAACAAACATTGCAAATTGACAAATCATCCAAAACCTGAGGGGAAAACACCTGTCCAGATTCAAATCCAAGGGGATCATATACCTGCATCACAACAAATTATATTAATTAAAACTATATTCGAGACCATAGGCTATGAATGCAAGACTAATCAACAGATTGCTTTATTGCCTCAACTTGTGCGAAAAGGGATAGTACGAGCATTGGCTCAAAAtgaaggtataaaaat GTAA
- the LOC106088415 gene encoding uncharacterized protein LOC106088415 isoform X2: protein MERKKVLEPFYQQTKALNISCPSPNVSSIKNSTLEDISIKNKGSKQKDTTYQDCYSIPNGQLITSDFYNNHEEPIIQIPEPNQSNNSLIISLSQLSDPSISNFDSDCYIINSGVETALTVIKEIEKENKLKQTKKSRNNSEFFEQKENLNTTTPDITELLNILETNKNTQNLFIENSKEENNYASTDEYSYFEKNVNFNSTFIEIEKGIESNTEKNEKDIINFKQRSPKDFTEKTKDVKNVNLIIGEVKEKINKAETTNQKLKQERNKYQQNNMENKRIKEEMEMLIKMRNTERPSTSKNALLLNKEFLTLKKKSVQTTYLKNLTNIMSQKNHQNIDQKEQNFVKDVVFNEQNDSAFNEALMVLESLDKRNVESMDLKRKHSVYKEKEENKENFKKQKLATNKEKQIQDTINLIKIMDKEKTAINEEINISETDINTILQLLDETFRQEIDNETENCNKNANIEHIVEVEGKVNEGRAKQKETIKDTIDQIKPYNLATIDMENQRNGMSELYTDFIKPVPGGFENLTSINVPEDVKIILSLGYKFVIPSKITISDYTNYLYAINDYIEQSHTNPSISMGGHMIECYDVLINRLKQSMSSIEKNIKNKMEKTIQFIKEHKDICLVMSDKAKSIVLIYKNQYLEKMNAWIDKCIENGQYRKIETTEEARLINTGWYHEYILISNQLSDQYKNATEKPYPTSLHKSMLSKKRPNVPVPYLYGVLKTHKENNPCRPICNTRSHYCHPLQKIISHILTKVCNELLSEFNVRDINKVAEKIRSLTPFPDFHFYKLDIENMYPSMDRADIKNAVKKLIYHPIYKHKTSMCPNILEKMLDLCLGNNTIFLFNKTYYLQTSGLPQGACDSGLLATILLDKRLATHHEKIFLSNYVVLCQKYVDDFLFYGYKDSIEQLKRDITESTKLNYTIEKEEKPQYNEIINGQKLLGKISFLDIDIYRTTHRIYMRVYKKPMASDRSCHYLSSCAQIWKLNTLRAHINRILKRTSNIFLLEDLIKMEQVFQHNMYPQIYIDQTVRSLVRNNIDMLQNTLKNEPKNSQHPIHNLGDIIERITILYQYLKLKYIKEKIPVYRLPIKRMPYTKKTKHHYLKSNVYVCEEFKSVVETICKGLDLGNPCFRNGETLFKKLNLGHPQIDKLSTINNQQTKIYFIQCLGCTTIFLIGSQIPIMTLTYEILNNENSTINKHCKLTNHPKPEGKTPVQIQIQGDHIPASQQIILIKTIFETIGYECKTNQQIALLPQLVRKGIVRALAQNEGIKM, encoded by the exons ATGgagagaaaaaaagttttagaaCCATTCTATCAACAGACCAAGGCTCTCAACATATCGTGTCCCAGCCCAAATGTCTCCTCCATCAAAAATAGCACCTTAGAAGacatttccataaaaaacaaag GGAGCAAACAAAAGGATACCACATATCAAGACTGTTATTCTATTCCAAACGGACAATTGATAACATCTGATTTCTACAACAACCATGAAGAACCAATCATACAAATTCCTGAGCCTAACCAGTCAAACAATTCTTTAATAATTTCTCTAAGTCAAT TGAGTGACCCTTCCATATCCAATTTCGACAGTGATTGCTATATAATAAACTCAG GAGTTGAAACTGCTCTGACCGTTATAAAGGAAATagagaaagaaaacaaattaaaacaaacgaaaaaatcaAGGAacaattctgaattttttgaacaaaaagaaaatttaaatacaacaacACCTGATATAACAGAATTATTAAACATATTAGAGACAAATAAAAATACTCAAAACCTATTCATAGAAAATTCAAAGGAAGAAAATAATTATGCAAGTACTGATGAGTATtcctattttgaaaaaaatgtaaatttcaattcaacattcatcgaaatcgaaaaagGAATTGAATCAAATACAGAAAAGAATGAAAAGGatataattaattttaaacaaagaagtccaaaag atttcacggaaaaaacaaaagatgtaaaaaatgtaaatttaattATTGGAGAGGTAAAGGAAAAAATCAACAAGGCAGAGACAACAAATCAAAAACTTAAACAAGAACGAaataaatatcaacaaaataacatggaaaataaaaggataaaggaagaaatggaaatgttgataaaaatgagaaatacag AAAGACCATCAACATCTAAAAATGCTCTTCTTCTGAATAAAGAATTTCTAACACTTAAGAAAAAATCAGTACAAACTACCTATctcaaaaatttaacaaatataaTGAGCCAAAAGaatcatcaaaatattgatcaaaaggaacaaaattttgtaaaggatGTCGTGTTTAATGAACAAAATGATTCGGCATTTAATGAAGCTTTAATGGTTTTAGAAAGTCTCGATAAAAGAAATGTAGAAAGTATGGATTTGAAACGGAAACATTCTGTATATAAAGAAAAggaagaaaataaagaaaattttaaaaaacaaaaattagcaaCTAATAAGGAAAAGCAGATACAGGATACAATTAATCTTATCAAAATTATGGATAAAGAGAAAACAGCAATAAATGAGGAGATAAACATTAGCGAAACTGATATTAACACCATATTACAATTATTGGATGAAACCTTTAGACAAGAAATAGACAATGAAAcagaaaattgcaataaaaatgcGAATATAGAACACATTGTGGAAGTAGAAGGGAAGGTTAATGAAGGAAGAGCAAAACAAAAGGAAACCATAAAGGATACAATAGATCAAATAAAACCGTATAATCTAGCAACAATTGACATGGAAAATCAACGAAATGGGATGTCAGAATTATATACTGACTTCATAAAACCAGTACCTGGGGGGTTTGAAAATTTAACCTCAATCAATGTTCCTGAGGatgtaaaaattatattaagTCTTGGTTATAAGTTCGTGATACCAAGTAAAATAACCATCAGTGACTATACCAACTATCTCTATGCCATTAACGACTACATTGAACAATCACATACAAATCCTTCAATATCAATGGGTGGGCACATGATCGAGTGCTATGACGTCTTAATTAATCGTTTAAAACAATCTATGTCTAGTAtcgagaaaaatataaaaaacaaaatggagAAAACAATACAATTTATAAAGGAACATAAAGATATATGTCTGGTTATGAGTGATAAGGCTAAAAGTATTGTCCTAATTTACAAAAATCAATATCTAGAAAAGATGAATGCATGGATTGATAAATGTATTGAAAATGGACAATATAGGAAAATTGAAACAACAGAGGAGGCAAGGTTAATAAACACAGGGTGGTATCATGAGTATATACTTATATCAAATCAATTATCTGATCAATATAAAAATGCAACTGAAAAACCATACCCAACCAGCCTCCATAAATCCATGTTATCCAAAAAAAGGCCTAATGTTCCAGTGCCTTATCTGTATGGTGTTTTGAAAACCCATAAAGAAAACAATCCATGTAGGCCAATATGCAATACACGCAGTCACTATTGTCATCCTCTACAAAAAATTATAAGTCATATACTTACAAAAGTATGTAATGAACTTTTGTCCGAATTCAATGTACGAGACATTAATAAAGTAGCCGAAAAAATACGATCCTTGACACCCTTTCCGGATTTCCATTTCTATAAATTAGACATAGAAAACATGTATCCCAGCATGGACCGAGCTGACATAAAAAATGCCGTAAAAAAACTTATATATCATCCTATTTATAAACATAAAACTTCCATGTGtccaaacattttggaaaaaatgttaGATCTATGTCTAGGAAATAACACCATCTTTTTATTCAACAAAACCTATTATTTACAAACATCCGGATTACCACAAGGCGCTTGTGACTCAGGATTATTGGCCACAATACTTCTCGATAAAAGATTAGCCACTCATCACGAAAAAATCTTCCTATCAAACTATGTTGTTTTATGCCAGAAATATGTCGATGACTTCCTGTTCTATGGCTACAAAGATTCAATTGAACAGCTTAAAAGAGATATTACTGAGAGTACAAAATTGAATTATACAATCGAGAAGGAAGAAAAGCCTCAATACAACGAAATTAtaaacggacaaaaattattaGGAAAAATCTCTTTTCTTGACATTGACATTTACAGAACCACACATAGGATATATATGCGAGTTTACAAAAAACCAATGGCCAGTGATCGCTCATGTCATTATCTGAGTTCCTGCGCCCAAATATGGAAATTAAATACATTACGAGCGCATATAAACCGTATATTAAAAAGGACAAGTAATATATTTTTACTAGAAGATCTAATAAAAATGGAACAAGTTTTTCAACACAACATGTATCCCCAGATATATATTGACCAAACAGTACGTTCACTGGTTAGAAATAATATAGATATGTTACAAAATACATTGAAAAATGAGCCAAAAAACAGTCAACACCCAATTCACAACTTGGGTGATATAATTGAGCGAATAACCATACTGTACCAATacctaaaattaaaatatataaaggAGAAAATACCTGTTTATCGTCTACCAATCAAAAGAATGCCCTacacaaaaaaaactaaacatcaTTACCTAAAATCAAATGTATACGTCTGCGAAGAATTTAAAAGCGTTGTAGAAACAATATGCAAAGGATTGGATCTAG GAAATCCATGTTTTCGTAACGGGGAAACATTATTTAAAAAACTTAATCTAGGTCATCCTCAAATAGACAAACTCAGCACAATAAATaatcaacaaactaaaatatACTTCATACAATGTCTCGGATGTACTACCATTTTTCTTATAGGGAGTCAAATCCCTATAATGACATTAACCTATGAGATACTTAACAATGAGAACAGTACAATTAACAAACATTGCAAATTGACAAATCATCCAAAACCTGAGGGGAAAACACCTGTCCAGATTCAAATCCAAGGGGATCATATACCTGCATCACAACAAATTATATTAATTAAAACTATATTCGAGACCATAGGCTATGAATGCAAGACTAATCAACAGATTGCTTTATTGCCTCAACTTGTGCGAAAAGGGATAGTACGAGCATTGGCTCAAAAtgaaggtataaaaat GTAA
- the LOC106088415 gene encoding uncharacterized protein LOC106088415 isoform X8: MERKKVLEPFYQQTKALNISCPSPNVSSIKNSTLEDISIKNKGSKQKDTTYQDCYSIPNGQLITSDFYNNHEEPIIQIPEPNQSNNSLIISLSQLSDPSISNFDSDCYIINSGVETALTVIKEIEKENKLKQTKKSRNNSEFFEQKENLNTTTPDITELLNILETNKNTQNLFIENSKEENNYASTDEYSYFEKNVNFNSTFIEIEKGIESNTEKNEKDIINFKQRSPKDFTEKTKDVKNVNLIIGEVKEKINKAETTNQKLKQERNKYQQNNMENKRIKEEMEMLIKMRNTERPSTSKNALLLNKEFLTLKKKSVQTTYLKNLTNIMSQKNHQNIDQKEQNFVKDVVFNEQNDSAFNEALMVLESLDKRNVESMDLKRKHSVYKEKEENKENFKKQKLATNKEKQIQDTINLIKIMDKEKTAINEEINISETDINTILQLLDETFRQEIDNETENCNKNANIEHIVEVEGKVNEGRAKQKETIKDTIDQIKPYNLATIDMENQRNGMSELYTDFIKPVPGGFENLTSINVPEDVKIILSLGYKFVIPSKITISDYTNYLYAINDYIEQSHTNPSISMGGHMIECYDVLINRLKQSMSSIEKNIKNKMEKTIQFIKEHKDICLVMSDKAKSIVLIYKNQYLEKMNAWIDKCIENGQYRKIETTEEARLINTGWYHEYILISNQLSDQYKNATEKPYPTSLHKSMLSKKRPNVPVPYLYGVLKTHKENNPCRPICNTRSHYCHPLQKIISHILTKVCNELLSEFNVRDINKVAEKIRSLTPFPDFHFYKLDIENMYPSMDRADIKNAVKKLIYHPIYKHKTSMCPNILEKMLDLCLGNNTIFLFNKTYYLQTSGLPQGACDSGLLATILLDKRLATHHEKIFLSNYVVLCQKYVDDFLFYGYKDSIEQLKRDITESTKLNYTIEKEEKPQYNEIINGQKLLGKISFLDIDIYRTTHRIYMRVYKKPMASDRSCHYLSSCAQIWKLNTLRAHINRILKRTSNIFLLEDLIKMEQVFQHNMYPQIYIDQTVRSLVRNNIDMLQNTLKNEPKNSQHPIHNLGDIIERITILYQYLKLKYIKEKIPVYRLPIKRMPYTKKTKHHYLKSNVYVCEEFKSVVETICKGLDLDKLSTINNQQTKIYFIQCLGCTTIFLIGSQIPIMTLTYEILNNENSTINKHCKLTNHPKPEGKTPVQIQIQGDHIPASQQIILIKTIFETIGYECKTNQQIALLPQLVRKGIVRALAQNEGIKM, encoded by the exons ATGgagagaaaaaaagttttagaaCCATTCTATCAACAGACCAAGGCTCTCAACATATCGTGTCCCAGCCCAAATGTCTCCTCCATCAAAAATAGCACCTTAGAAGacatttccataaaaaacaaag GGAGCAAACAAAAGGATACCACATATCAAGACTGTTATTCTATTCCAAACGGACAATTGATAACATCTGATTTCTACAACAACCATGAAGAACCAATCATACAAATTCCTGAGCCTAACCAGTCAAACAATTCTTTAATAATTTCTCTAAGTCAAT TGAGTGACCCTTCCATATCCAATTTCGACAGTGATTGCTATATAATAAACTCAG GAGTTGAAACTGCTCTGACCGTTATAAAGGAAATagagaaagaaaacaaattaaaacaaacgaaaaaatcaAGGAacaattctgaattttttgaacaaaaagaaaatttaaatacaacaacACCTGATATAACAGAATTATTAAACATATTAGAGACAAATAAAAATACTCAAAACCTATTCATAGAAAATTCAAAGGAAGAAAATAATTATGCAAGTACTGATGAGTATtcctattttgaaaaaaatgtaaatttcaattcaacattcatcgaaatcgaaaaagGAATTGAATCAAATACAGAAAAGAATGAAAAGGatataattaattttaaacaaagaagtccaaaag atttcacggaaaaaacaaaagatgtaaaaaatgtaaatttaattATTGGAGAGGTAAAGGAAAAAATCAACAAGGCAGAGACAACAAATCAAAAACTTAAACAAGAACGAaataaatatcaacaaaataacatggaaaataaaaggataaaggaagaaatggaaatgttgataaaaatgagaaatacag AAAGACCATCAACATCTAAAAATGCTCTTCTTCTGAATAAAGAATTTCTAACACTTAAGAAAAAATCAGTACAAACTACCTATctcaaaaatttaacaaatataaTGAGCCAAAAGaatcatcaaaatattgatcaaaaggaacaaaattttgtaaaggatGTCGTGTTTAATGAACAAAATGATTCGGCATTTAATGAAGCTTTAATGGTTTTAGAAAGTCTCGATAAAAGAAATGTAGAAAGTATGGATTTGAAACGGAAACATTCTGTATATAAAGAAAAggaagaaaataaagaaaattttaaaaaacaaaaattagcaaCTAATAAGGAAAAGCAGATACAGGATACAATTAATCTTATCAAAATTATGGATAAAGAGAAAACAGCAATAAATGAGGAGATAAACATTAGCGAAACTGATATTAACACCATATTACAATTATTGGATGAAACCTTTAGACAAGAAATAGACAATGAAAcagaaaattgcaataaaaatgcGAATATAGAACACATTGTGGAAGTAGAAGGGAAGGTTAATGAAGGAAGAGCAAAACAAAAGGAAACCATAAAGGATACAATAGATCAAATAAAACCGTATAATCTAGCAACAATTGACATGGAAAATCAACGAAATGGGATGTCAGAATTATATACTGACTTCATAAAACCAGTACCTGGGGGGTTTGAAAATTTAACCTCAATCAATGTTCCTGAGGatgtaaaaattatattaagTCTTGGTTATAAGTTCGTGATACCAAGTAAAATAACCATCAGTGACTATACCAACTATCTCTATGCCATTAACGACTACATTGAACAATCACATACAAATCCTTCAATATCAATGGGTGGGCACATGATCGAGTGCTATGACGTCTTAATTAATCGTTTAAAACAATCTATGTCTAGTAtcgagaaaaatataaaaaacaaaatggagAAAACAATACAATTTATAAAGGAACATAAAGATATATGTCTGGTTATGAGTGATAAGGCTAAAAGTATTGTCCTAATTTACAAAAATCAATATCTAGAAAAGATGAATGCATGGATTGATAAATGTATTGAAAATGGACAATATAGGAAAATTGAAACAACAGAGGAGGCAAGGTTAATAAACACAGGGTGGTATCATGAGTATATACTTATATCAAATCAATTATCTGATCAATATAAAAATGCAACTGAAAAACCATACCCAACCAGCCTCCATAAATCCATGTTATCCAAAAAAAGGCCTAATGTTCCAGTGCCTTATCTGTATGGTGTTTTGAAAACCCATAAAGAAAACAATCCATGTAGGCCAATATGCAATACACGCAGTCACTATTGTCATCCTCTACAAAAAATTATAAGTCATATACTTACAAAAGTATGTAATGAACTTTTGTCCGAATTCAATGTACGAGACATTAATAAAGTAGCCGAAAAAATACGATCCTTGACACCCTTTCCGGATTTCCATTTCTATAAATTAGACATAGAAAACATGTATCCCAGCATGGACCGAGCTGACATAAAAAATGCCGTAAAAAAACTTATATATCATCCTATTTATAAACATAAAACTTCCATGTGtccaaacattttggaaaaaatgttaGATCTATGTCTAGGAAATAACACCATCTTTTTATTCAACAAAACCTATTATTTACAAACATCCGGATTACCACAAGGCGCTTGTGACTCAGGATTATTGGCCACAATACTTCTCGATAAAAGATTAGCCACTCATCACGAAAAAATCTTCCTATCAAACTATGTTGTTTTATGCCAGAAATATGTCGATGACTTCCTGTTCTATGGCTACAAAGATTCAATTGAACAGCTTAAAAGAGATATTACTGAGAGTACAAAATTGAATTATACAATCGAGAAGGAAGAAAAGCCTCAATACAACGAAATTAtaaacggacaaaaattattaGGAAAAATCTCTTTTCTTGACATTGACATTTACAGAACCACACATAGGATATATATGCGAGTTTACAAAAAACCAATGGCCAGTGATCGCTCATGTCATTATCTGAGTTCCTGCGCCCAAATATGGAAATTAAATACATTACGAGCGCATATAAACCGTATATTAAAAAGGACAAGTAATATATTTTTACTAGAAGATCTAATAAAAATGGAACAAGTTTTTCAACACAACATGTATCCCCAGATATATATTGACCAAACAGTACGTTCACTGGTTAGAAATAATATAGATATGTTACAAAATACATTGAAAAATGAGCCAAAAAACAGTCAACACCCAATTCACAACTTGGGTGATATAATTGAGCGAATAACCATACTGTACCAATacctaaaattaaaatatataaaggAGAAAATACCTGTTTATCGTCTACCAATCAAAAGAATGCCCTacacaaaaaaaactaaacatcaTTACCTAAAATCAAATGTATACGTCTGCGAAGAATTTAAAAGCGTTGTAGAAACAATATGCAAAGGATTGGATCTAG ACAAACTCAGCACAATAAATaatcaacaaactaaaatatACTTCATACAATGTCTCGGATGTACTACCATTTTTCTTATAGGGAGTCAAATCCCTATAATGACATTAACCTATGAGATACTTAACAATGAGAACAGTACAATTAACAAACATTGCAAATTGACAAATCATCCAAAACCTGAGGGGAAAACACCTGTCCAGATTCAAATCCAAGGGGATCATATACCTGCATCACAACAAATTATATTAATTAAAACTATATTCGAGACCATAGGCTATGAATGCAAGACTAATCAACAGATTGCTTTATTGCCTCAACTTGTGCGAAAAGGGATAGTACGAGCATTGGCTCAAAAtgaaggtataaaaat GTAA